In one window of Mytilus galloprovincialis chromosome 6, xbMytGall1.hap1.1, whole genome shotgun sequence DNA:
- the LOC143080597 gene encoding uncharacterized protein LOC143080597: MASNSVLAGEESNSTKSSTQAGLYQELQIILEILPIDDELQKSLQSVFVELDKLSDTDSEELRSSIVSFVSLLPSLKKNDLNVAVGVQLFQNASSIFQQLSTVHPVFSVLYFVIVAGMALFNRQTNGPNLETTLREMLKEQSDNEMLNECEGIKCTLTKYAKLVCAMGDKKLETHEVSAVCAMVPIGDGFATMGKLAKRIKELRDEEYEKYCSYRTSEFEKIVRYIHVYCCLDTMKRGILWHIYALLKFSNNSPSLIKGVKAVIEEQQEENKELLNFLVRPSRETAIIHYSGNLFEHKIIRQFLEEHKMKMDDLNFLCEGVYHIKPVMYKNSKMYMAKNKLPGLKFVRWTYTKSVAQKKTRFTFKRASIVGNYFHINSHRHTEYHVRALSNGMWVEGLSGDPSAGNGTWKIIPIDNEHDEEKSKCYLIAPQGFTNMFLFAGFTGRICVQKFVKSEYEQVLWEIEQTVEDENSDITTFKDKNDNNKQAGDQEKDDKQTDDQENDNKHADDEEKGNNKQAGDQEKDDKQTDDQEKDNTHADDEENGNNKQAGDQEKDDKQTDDQENDNTHADDEENGNNKQAGDQEKDDKQTDNQENDNTHADDEESRNNKQAGDQEKDDKQTDDQENNNTHADDEENGNNKQAGDQEKDDKQAHDHENGDKQFDDQENKDSKQAVDDESNDNRQVDVHVKDGKQVDDDNKQVDNHEKDDKQADDQENKDNKQAGDDESNGNKQVDDRDYQNVHNKQAGENDHDLNEGDNNYGNKHVDVYGNDDKQANDMKKNDNKQTDDHKSDANKRAGDNDKELEDNDK, from the exons ATGGCATCAAATTCAGTGCTCGCTGGCGAAGAAAGTAATTCAACAAAATCATCTACCCAAGCAG gACTATATCAGGAACTGCAGATTATTCTTGAAATACTACCAATTGACGATGAATTACAGAAATCTCTTCAGTCTGTTTTCGTTGAATTGGACAAACTGAGCGATACCGATTCAGAGGAACTGCGGTCAAGCATTGTTTCATTTGTTTCATTGCTGCCAAGTTTGaagaaaaatgatttaaatgttgCTGTAGGTGTGCAATTATTTCAAAATGCGTCGTCCATTTTCCAACAGTTGTCCACTGTTCATCCGGTTTTTTCCGTcttgtattttgttattgttgCTGGCATGGCATTATTCAACAGGCAGACGAATGGTCCAAATCTAGAAACAACACTGAGGGAGATGCTTAAAGAACAATCAGATAACGAAATGCTGAACGAATGCGAAGGAATAAAATGTACATTGACAAAATATGCCAAATTAGTATGTGCTATGGGCGACAAAAAACTTGAAACCCACGAAGTAAGTGCTGTATGCGCAATGGTTCCCATCGGTGACGGATTTGCAACAATGGGAAAATTGGCAAAGCGTATCAAGGAGCTGAGAGACGAGGAATATGAAAAATATTGTAGCTACAGAACATCAGAATTTGAAAAGATTGTTCGTTATATTCACGTTTACTGTTGTCTCGACACGATGAAGAGAGGAATATTATGGCATATCTATGCAttactgaaattttcaaataattcacCAAGTCTTATTAAAGGAGTGAAAGCTGTTATTGAAGAGCAGCAAGAAGAAAACAAGGaattgttaaattttttggtACGGCCATCGAGAGAAACTGCTATTATCCATTATTCTGGAAACTTGTTCGAACACAAGATAATACGACAATTCTTAGAAGAGCATAAAATGAAAATGGATGATTTGAATTTTTTGTGCGAAGGCGTATATCATATAAAACCAGTCATGTATAAAAACTCAAAGATGTATATGGCAAAAAATAAACTCCCAGGACTCAAGTTTGTTAGATGGACATATACCAAATCTGTCGCTCAGAAGAAAACCCGTTTTACATTCAAACGTGCAAGTATTGTCggaaattattttcatattaattccCATAGACACACTGAGTATCATGTTAGGGCGCTGAGCAATGGAATGTGGGTGGAGGGATTAAGTGGTGATCCTAGTGCGGGGAATGGCACGTGGAAAATTATTCCGATAGataatgagcatgatgaggaAAAGTCAAAATGTTATTTGATTGCTCCTCAGGGATTCACCAACATGTTCTTGTTTGCTGGTTTCACAGGCAGAATATGTGTTCAAAAGTTCGTCAAAAGTGAATATGAACAAGTTTTATGGGAAATTGAACAAACTGTAGAGGACGAAAATTCAGACATTACaacatttaaagataaaaatgataACAATAAACAGGCCGGCGATCAAGAGAAAGATGACAAACAAACCGACGATCAAGAAAATGATAACAAACATGCCGACGATGAAGAAAAGGGTAACAATAAACAGGCCGGCGATCAAGAAAAAGATGACAAACAAACCGACGATCAAGAAAAGGATAACACACATGCCGACGATGAAGAAAATGGTAACAATAAACAGGCCGGCGATCAAGAAAAAGATGACAAACAAACCGACGATCAAGAAAATGATAACACACATGCCGACGATGAAGAAAATGGTAACAATAAACAGGCCGGCGATCAAGAAAAAGATGACAAACAAACCGACAATCAAGAAAATGATAACACACATGCCGATGATGAAGAAAGTCGTAACAATAAACAGGCCGGCGATCAAGAAAAAGATGACAAACAAACCGACGATCAAGAAAATAACAACACACATGCCGACGATGAAGAAAATGGTAACAATAAACAGGCCGGCGATCAAGAAAAAGATGACAAACAGGCCCACGATCATGAAAATGGTGACAAACAATTCGACGATCAAGAAAACAAAGACAGTAAACAGGCTGTCGACGATGAAAGTAATGACAATAGACAAGTCGACGTCCATGTTAAGGATGGCAAACAAGTCGACGATGACAATAAACAGGTCGACAATCATGAAAAGGATGACAAACAAGCCGATGATCaagaaaataaagataataaacaGGCTGGCGACGATGAAAGTAATGGCAATAAACAGGTCGACGATCGCGATTATCAAAATGTTCACAATAAACAGGCCGGCGAAAATGACCATGACCTGAATGAAGGTGATAACAATTATGGCAATAAACATGTCGACGTCTATGGAAATGATGACAAACAAGCCAACGATATGAAAAAGAATGATAATAAACAGACCGACGACCACAAGAGTGATGCCAATAAACGTGCCGGCGATAATGACAAGGAACTGGAAGACAATGATAAATAA
- the LOC143078401 gene encoding protein unc-93 homolog A-like, whose translation MERELKKSASRRSYKNLASVCVGWFLLVVSFGSLQGIVSSINHEDGLGFFSMACFYAGAIVCPFAATIFRRWNTKPVLCVLTLAQIPLVLSYAIPRLYTVLPMAFIGGIAQSVAFSLTGAYLVWVSGILSNAKGDTTSRYLSMAFGIYYMSVSFAPAIGGICSTFILSMKFEQTYYKYLNCTKSLKSIITENITLPNITIGCGPDFCPFEQADVSQFEISSIVRYCLLGFYSLCMVAATIVFSFGMEDKPSTCQKKNQCKHKLKLQDKPDEKYRMTAVLKSTIYVMKQRRFLIVAPLVFYNGFQWAFAVGDIMKAFGGCIFGAEKVGIFIATYHFATCLSSVCSGLVEPRTDRKILFMLACAMHTSACIMMKFWSSYPFYLAYVLCAMWGLGSGTFLAQSHALIGELFPSDVEPAMAVYLMFRSFGHIMGFGYAHFLCMNTKIYVTGGICLVASGFVAVFHQKPYLQKENLKTEKA comes from the exons ATGGAGAGAGAATTGAAAAAGTCCGCATCTCGTCGTAGTTATAAAAATCTAGCATCAGTTTGTGTCGGATGGTTCCTGTTGGTCGTATCATTTGGATCACTGCAGGGTATTGTCAGTAGTATAAACCATGAAGATGGTCTGGGATTCTTTTCTATGGCATGTTTTTACGCGGGTGCTATTGTCTGTCCATTTGCCGCAACAATATTTAGAAGATGGAATACGAAACCAGTTTTGTGTGTTTTAACCCTTGCTCAGATACCATTAGTATTATCATATGCTATTCCCAGACTTTATACAGTTTTACCAATGGCATTTATTGGCGGTATAGCACAGTCGgttgcattttctctgacaggAGCATACCTGGTTTGGGTATCTGGTATACTGAGCAATGCCAAAGGTGACACAACCAGTCGGTATCTCAGTATGGCATTTGGTATTTACTACATGTCTGTCAGTTTCGCACCTGCAATTGGAGGAATATGTTCAACGTTTATAttatctatgaaatttgaacaaacaTACTATAAATACTTAAACTGTACAAAATCTCTAAAATCTATAATTACCGAAAACATAACCCTACCTAACATTACTATAGGGTGTGGACCCGACTTCTGTCCGTTTGAACAAGCAGACGTTTCACAATTTGAGATATCGAGTATTGTGAGATACTGTTTACTTGGATTCTATTCTTTGTGTATGGTAGCAGCGACGATAGTGTTTTCGTTTGGAATGGAAGATAAACCTTCGACATGTCAGAAGAAAAACCAATGCAAACATAAGCTGAAATTACAAGATAAACCAGACGAAAAGTACAGAATGACTGCAGTGTTAAAATCAACAATATATGTAATGAAGCAAAGAAGATTCCTTATAGTAGCCCCTCTTGTATTTTATAATGGATTTCAGTGGGCTTTTGCTGTAGGTGATATAATGAAG GCATTTGGTGGATGTATTTTTGGTGCAGAAAAGGTTGGGATATTTATAGCAACATACCATTTTGCAACATGCCTGTCTTCAGTATGTTCGGGATTAGTCGAACCAAGAACTGATAGAAAAATATTGTTCATGTTAG CCTGCGCTATGCACACGTCAGCGTGTATTATGATGAAGTTTTGGTCGTCGTATCCATTCTATCTAGCATATGTATTGTGTGCTATGTGGGGATTGGGAAGTGGTACATTTTTAGCACAAAGCCATG cttTAATTGGTGAATTATTTCCTTCCGACGTGGAACCTGCAATGGCAGTTTATTTAATGTTCCGATCATTTGGTCATATCATGGGATTTGGATACGCCCACTTTTTGTGCATGAACACAAAGATTTATGTTACTGGTGGTATTTGTTTGGTAGCATCTGGATTTGTTGCTGTATTTCATCAAAAGCCCTATCTACAGAAAGAAAATCTTAAAACTGAAAAAGCTTGA